From a region of the Micropterus dolomieu isolate WLL.071019.BEF.003 ecotype Adirondacks linkage group LG21, ASM2129224v1, whole genome shotgun sequence genome:
- the pomt1 gene encoding protein O-mannosyl-transferase 1 isoform X2, whose product MLQLPLVVTAQVDLVLLLVSLLALWTRLSCLSYPNAVVFDEVYYGQFVSLYMKRVFFIDDSGPPLGHMILALGAYLGGFDGNFVWNRIGAEYPSSVSVWSLRLLPALCGALCVPLVYLLTLELKFSHLSALGAALLLLLENSLIVQSRFMLLESVLIFFVLLAFFSYLRFHNAPDSWSRFCWLLLSGASCAAAVGVKYMGVFSYLLLLGVASLHTWTLIGDRTVSHLRVCVQCVCRAVCLVVLPVLLYVFWFYVHLSLLHRSGPHDQLMSSAFQASLEGGLSRITRGQPLEVAYGSQVTLRSSASQPISCWLHSHKANYPIRYENGRGSSHQQQVTCYPFKDVNNWWIIKDPSRQELVVSSPPRPVRHGDVIQLLHGMTSRFLNSHDVAAPMSPHAQEVSGYIDFNVSMPTQNLWRVDISNREAESESWKTILSEVRLVHVNTSAVLRLSGVSLPDWGFRQLEVVADKLFKAHSSSLDWTVEEHRYGTSQEQKEREAELHSPTHIDVDRKMSFWAKFVELQWKMLTVKQEDSEHKYSSSPLEWIGMETNIAYWLHSSTNAQIHLIGNPVSWGVANLSLLAYQVLAAVYLLRRRRGFRDLPDGVWAQFVCLGCVCVGGWLVNFVPFLLMEKTLFLYHYLPALCYLHLLSPALLEHAHTHLLRGTHRRALCVCAAAVLLSVFLSYRTFCPLTYGSPELSANQLQELKWRDSWDILYRRR is encoded by the exons ATGCTGCAGCTCCCCCTGGTGGTGACGGCTCAGGTGGACCTGGTCCTGCTGCTGGTGTCTCTGCTGGCCCTCTGGACCAGACTGAGCTGCCTCAGCTACCCCAACGCTGTAGT GTTTGATGAGGTGTATTATGGTCAGTTCGTGTCTCTCTACATGAAGAGAGTTTTTTTCATCGATGACAGCGGGCCGCCGCTCGGTCACATGATCCTGGCCCTCGGAG cgTACCTGGGAGGATTCGATGGGAACTTTGTGTGGAACAGAATCGGAGCAG AGTATCCCAGCAGCGTGAGCGTGTGGAGTCTGCGGTTGCTGCCGGCTCTGTGCGGAGCTCTCTGTGTTCCTCTGGTTTACCTGTTGACTCTGGAGCTGAAGTTCTCTCACCTGTCGGCTCTGGgagctgctctgctgctgctgctgg AGAACTCTCTGATCGTCCAATCACGTTTCATGTTGCTGGAGTCTGTCCTCATCTTCTTCGTGTTGTTGGCCTTCTTCTCCTACCTGCGATTCCACAACGCTCCTGACAG CTGGTCCCGGTTCTGCTGGCTGCTCCTCTCCGGCGCCTCCTGTGCTGCAGCGGTCGG ggtgaAGTACATGGGCGTGTTCTcctacctgctgctgctgggcgTGGCCTCTCTGCACACCTGGACCCTGATTGGAGACCGAACCGTCAGTCAT ctgaGGGTGTGCGTGCAGTGTGTGTGTCGAGCTGTGTGTCTGGTGGTGCTTCCTGTCCTCCTCTACGTGTTCTGGTTCTACGTCCACCTGAGTCTCCTGCACCGCAGCGGACCACATGACCAGCTGATGAGCTCCGCCTTCCAGGCCAGTCTGGAG GGCGGCCTCTCCAGGATCACGCGGGGTCAGCCTCTGGAAGTCGCTTACGGCAGTCAGGTGACTTTAAGAAGCTCCGCCTCCCAGCCGATCTCCTGCTGGCTCCACTCGCACAAAGCCAACTACCCAATCAG gtaTGAAAATGGGCGGGGCAGCTCTCACCAGCAGCAGGTCACCTGTTACCCCTTCAAAGACGTCAACAACTGGTGGATCATCAAAGACCCCAGCAG acaGGAGCTGGTGGTCAGCAGTCCTCCCCGACCTGTCCGTCACGGTGATGTCATCCAGCTGCTTCACGGGATGACCTCACGCTTCCTCAACAG CCATGATGTCGCAGCTCCCATGAGCCCTCACGCTCAGGAAGTGTCGGGTTACATCGACTTCAACGTTTCCATGCCGACGCAGAACCTGTGGAGAGTG gacATTTCTAACAGGGAGGCGGAGTCAGAGTCGTGGAAGACGATCCTGTCTGAGGTCCGGTTGGTCCACGTCAACACCTCAGCTGTCCTCAGG ctGAGCGGCGTGTCTCTTCCAGACTGGGGTTTCCGTCAGCTGGAGGTCGTCGCTGACAAACTGTTCAAGGCTCACAGCAGCAGTTTGGACTGGACGGTGGAGGAGCACCGATACGGAACCA gtcagGAGCAGAAGGAGCGGGAGGCGGAGCTTCATTCTCCGACTCACATCGACGTGGACAGAAAAATGTCCTTCTGGGCCAAGTTCGTAGAGCTTCAG TGGAAGATGCTGACGGTGAAACAGGAAGACTCTGAGCACAAGTACAGCTCCTCCCCCCTGGAGTGGATCGGCATGGAAACCAACATCGCATACTGGCTGCACTCCTCCACCAAC GCTCAGATCCATCTGATTGGCAACCCGGTGTCGTGGGGCGTGGCCAACCTCAGCCtgctggcctatcaggtgctgGCAGCTGTCTACCTGCTGAGGAGGAGGCGGGGCTTCAGAGACCTCCCTGATG gtgtgtgGGCGCAGTTTGTGTGtctgggatgtgtgtgtgttggcggCTGGTTGGTGAACTTTGTTCCGTTCCTCCTGATGGAGAAAACTCTCTTCCTGTATCACTACCTGCCCGCCCTCTGCTACCTGCACCTGCTGAGCCCCGCCCTGCTGGAGCACGCTCacactcacctgctcag aggGACACACCGGCGTGCACTGTGCGTGTGCGCGGCGGCCGTGTTGTTGTCCGTCTTCCTGTCCTATCGAACCTTCTGCCCTTTGACCTACGGCAGCCCCGAGCTGTCGGCCAATCAGCTGCAAGAACTGAAGTGGAGAGACTCCTGGGACATCCTGTACCGCCGCCGGTAG
- the pomt1 gene encoding protein O-mannosyl-transferase 1 isoform X1 yields the protein MLQLPLVVTAQVDLVLLLVSLLALWTRLSCLSYPNAVVFDEVYYGQFVSLYMKRVFFIDDSGPPLGHMILALGAYLGGFDGNFVWNRIGAEYPSSVSVWSLRLLPALCGALCVPLVYLLTLELKFSHLSALGAALLLLLENSLIVQSRFMLLESVLIFFVLLAFFSYLRFHNAPDSWSRFCWLLLSGASCAAAVGVKYMGVFSYLLLLGVASLHTWTLIGDRTVSHLRVCVQCVCRAVCLVVLPVLLYVFWFYVHLSLLHRSGPHDQLMSSAFQASLEGGLSRITRGQPLEVAYGSQVTLRSSASQPISCWLHSHKANYPIRYENGRGSSHQQQVTCYPFKDVNNWWIIKDPSRQELVVSSPPRPVRHGDVIQLLHGMTSRFLNSHDVAAPMSPHAQEVSGYIDFNVSMPTQNLWRVDISNREAESESWKTILSEVRLVHVNTSAVLRLSGVSLPDWGFRQLEVVADKLFKAHSSSLDWTVEEHRYGTSQEQKEREAELHSPTHIDVDRKMSFWAKFVELQWKMLTVKQEDSEHKYSSSPLEWIGMETNIAYWLHSSTNAQIHLIGNPVSWGVANLSLLAYQVLAAVYLLRRRRGFRDLPDGVWAQFVCLGCVCVGGWLVNFVPFLLMEKTLFLYHYLPALCYLHLLSPALLEHAHTHLLSRGTHRRALCVCAAAVLLSVFLSYRTFCPLTYGSPELSANQLQELKWRDSWDILYRRR from the exons ATGCTGCAGCTCCCCCTGGTGGTGACGGCTCAGGTGGACCTGGTCCTGCTGCTGGTGTCTCTGCTGGCCCTCTGGACCAGACTGAGCTGCCTCAGCTACCCCAACGCTGTAGT GTTTGATGAGGTGTATTATGGTCAGTTCGTGTCTCTCTACATGAAGAGAGTTTTTTTCATCGATGACAGCGGGCCGCCGCTCGGTCACATGATCCTGGCCCTCGGAG cgTACCTGGGAGGATTCGATGGGAACTTTGTGTGGAACAGAATCGGAGCAG AGTATCCCAGCAGCGTGAGCGTGTGGAGTCTGCGGTTGCTGCCGGCTCTGTGCGGAGCTCTCTGTGTTCCTCTGGTTTACCTGTTGACTCTGGAGCTGAAGTTCTCTCACCTGTCGGCTCTGGgagctgctctgctgctgctgctgg AGAACTCTCTGATCGTCCAATCACGTTTCATGTTGCTGGAGTCTGTCCTCATCTTCTTCGTGTTGTTGGCCTTCTTCTCCTACCTGCGATTCCACAACGCTCCTGACAG CTGGTCCCGGTTCTGCTGGCTGCTCCTCTCCGGCGCCTCCTGTGCTGCAGCGGTCGG ggtgaAGTACATGGGCGTGTTCTcctacctgctgctgctgggcgTGGCCTCTCTGCACACCTGGACCCTGATTGGAGACCGAACCGTCAGTCAT ctgaGGGTGTGCGTGCAGTGTGTGTGTCGAGCTGTGTGTCTGGTGGTGCTTCCTGTCCTCCTCTACGTGTTCTGGTTCTACGTCCACCTGAGTCTCCTGCACCGCAGCGGACCACATGACCAGCTGATGAGCTCCGCCTTCCAGGCCAGTCTGGAG GGCGGCCTCTCCAGGATCACGCGGGGTCAGCCTCTGGAAGTCGCTTACGGCAGTCAGGTGACTTTAAGAAGCTCCGCCTCCCAGCCGATCTCCTGCTGGCTCCACTCGCACAAAGCCAACTACCCAATCAG gtaTGAAAATGGGCGGGGCAGCTCTCACCAGCAGCAGGTCACCTGTTACCCCTTCAAAGACGTCAACAACTGGTGGATCATCAAAGACCCCAGCAG acaGGAGCTGGTGGTCAGCAGTCCTCCCCGACCTGTCCGTCACGGTGATGTCATCCAGCTGCTTCACGGGATGACCTCACGCTTCCTCAACAG CCATGATGTCGCAGCTCCCATGAGCCCTCACGCTCAGGAAGTGTCGGGTTACATCGACTTCAACGTTTCCATGCCGACGCAGAACCTGTGGAGAGTG gacATTTCTAACAGGGAGGCGGAGTCAGAGTCGTGGAAGACGATCCTGTCTGAGGTCCGGTTGGTCCACGTCAACACCTCAGCTGTCCTCAGG ctGAGCGGCGTGTCTCTTCCAGACTGGGGTTTCCGTCAGCTGGAGGTCGTCGCTGACAAACTGTTCAAGGCTCACAGCAGCAGTTTGGACTGGACGGTGGAGGAGCACCGATACGGAACCA gtcagGAGCAGAAGGAGCGGGAGGCGGAGCTTCATTCTCCGACTCACATCGACGTGGACAGAAAAATGTCCTTCTGGGCCAAGTTCGTAGAGCTTCAG TGGAAGATGCTGACGGTGAAACAGGAAGACTCTGAGCACAAGTACAGCTCCTCCCCCCTGGAGTGGATCGGCATGGAAACCAACATCGCATACTGGCTGCACTCCTCCACCAAC GCTCAGATCCATCTGATTGGCAACCCGGTGTCGTGGGGCGTGGCCAACCTCAGCCtgctggcctatcaggtgctgGCAGCTGTCTACCTGCTGAGGAGGAGGCGGGGCTTCAGAGACCTCCCTGATG gtgtgtgGGCGCAGTTTGTGTGtctgggatgtgtgtgtgttggcggCTGGTTGGTGAACTTTGTTCCGTTCCTCCTGATGGAGAAAACTCTCTTCCTGTATCACTACCTGCCCGCCCTCTGCTACCTGCACCTGCTGAGCCCCGCCCTGCTGGAGCACGCTCacactcacctgctcag cagaggGACACACCGGCGTGCACTGTGCGTGTGCGCGGCGGCCGTGTTGTTGTCCGTCTTCCTGTCCTATCGAACCTTCTGCCCTTTGACCTACGGCAGCCCCGAGCTGTCGGCCAATCAGCTGCAAGAACTGAAGTGGAGAGACTCCTGGGACATCCTGTACCGCCGCCGGTAG
- the pomt1 gene encoding protein O-mannosyl-transferase 1 isoform X3, producing MLQLPLVVTAQVDLVLLLVSLLALWTRLSCLSYPNAVVFDEVYYGQFVSLYMKRVFFIDDSGPPLGHMILALGAYLGGFDGNFVWNRIGAEYPSSVSVWSLRLLPALCGALCVPLVYLLTLELKFSHLSALGAALLLLLENSLIVQSRFMLLESVLIFFVLLAFFSYLRFHNAPDSWSRFCWLLLSGASCAAAVGVKYMGVFSYLLLLGVASLHTWTLIGDRTVSHGGLSRITRGQPLEVAYGSQVTLRSSASQPISCWLHSHKANYPIRYENGRGSSHQQQVTCYPFKDVNNWWIIKDPSRQELVVSSPPRPVRHGDVIQLLHGMTSRFLNSHDVAAPMSPHAQEVSGYIDFNVSMPTQNLWRVDISNREAESESWKTILSEVRLVHVNTSAVLRLSGVSLPDWGFRQLEVVADKLFKAHSSSLDWTVEEHRYGTSQEQKEREAELHSPTHIDVDRKMSFWAKFVELQWKMLTVKQEDSEHKYSSSPLEWIGMETNIAYWLHSSTNAQIHLIGNPVSWGVANLSLLAYQVLAAVYLLRRRRGFRDLPDGVWAQFVCLGCVCVGGWLVNFVPFLLMEKTLFLYHYLPALCYLHLLSPALLEHAHTHLLSRGTHRRALCVCAAAVLLSVFLSYRTFCPLTYGSPELSANQLQELKWRDSWDILYRRR from the exons ATGCTGCAGCTCCCCCTGGTGGTGACGGCTCAGGTGGACCTGGTCCTGCTGCTGGTGTCTCTGCTGGCCCTCTGGACCAGACTGAGCTGCCTCAGCTACCCCAACGCTGTAGT GTTTGATGAGGTGTATTATGGTCAGTTCGTGTCTCTCTACATGAAGAGAGTTTTTTTCATCGATGACAGCGGGCCGCCGCTCGGTCACATGATCCTGGCCCTCGGAG cgTACCTGGGAGGATTCGATGGGAACTTTGTGTGGAACAGAATCGGAGCAG AGTATCCCAGCAGCGTGAGCGTGTGGAGTCTGCGGTTGCTGCCGGCTCTGTGCGGAGCTCTCTGTGTTCCTCTGGTTTACCTGTTGACTCTGGAGCTGAAGTTCTCTCACCTGTCGGCTCTGGgagctgctctgctgctgctgctgg AGAACTCTCTGATCGTCCAATCACGTTTCATGTTGCTGGAGTCTGTCCTCATCTTCTTCGTGTTGTTGGCCTTCTTCTCCTACCTGCGATTCCACAACGCTCCTGACAG CTGGTCCCGGTTCTGCTGGCTGCTCCTCTCCGGCGCCTCCTGTGCTGCAGCGGTCGG ggtgaAGTACATGGGCGTGTTCTcctacctgctgctgctgggcgTGGCCTCTCTGCACACCTGGACCCTGATTGGAGACCGAACCGTCAGTCAT GGCGGCCTCTCCAGGATCACGCGGGGTCAGCCTCTGGAAGTCGCTTACGGCAGTCAGGTGACTTTAAGAAGCTCCGCCTCCCAGCCGATCTCCTGCTGGCTCCACTCGCACAAAGCCAACTACCCAATCAG gtaTGAAAATGGGCGGGGCAGCTCTCACCAGCAGCAGGTCACCTGTTACCCCTTCAAAGACGTCAACAACTGGTGGATCATCAAAGACCCCAGCAG acaGGAGCTGGTGGTCAGCAGTCCTCCCCGACCTGTCCGTCACGGTGATGTCATCCAGCTGCTTCACGGGATGACCTCACGCTTCCTCAACAG CCATGATGTCGCAGCTCCCATGAGCCCTCACGCTCAGGAAGTGTCGGGTTACATCGACTTCAACGTTTCCATGCCGACGCAGAACCTGTGGAGAGTG gacATTTCTAACAGGGAGGCGGAGTCAGAGTCGTGGAAGACGATCCTGTCTGAGGTCCGGTTGGTCCACGTCAACACCTCAGCTGTCCTCAGG ctGAGCGGCGTGTCTCTTCCAGACTGGGGTTTCCGTCAGCTGGAGGTCGTCGCTGACAAACTGTTCAAGGCTCACAGCAGCAGTTTGGACTGGACGGTGGAGGAGCACCGATACGGAACCA gtcagGAGCAGAAGGAGCGGGAGGCGGAGCTTCATTCTCCGACTCACATCGACGTGGACAGAAAAATGTCCTTCTGGGCCAAGTTCGTAGAGCTTCAG TGGAAGATGCTGACGGTGAAACAGGAAGACTCTGAGCACAAGTACAGCTCCTCCCCCCTGGAGTGGATCGGCATGGAAACCAACATCGCATACTGGCTGCACTCCTCCACCAAC GCTCAGATCCATCTGATTGGCAACCCGGTGTCGTGGGGCGTGGCCAACCTCAGCCtgctggcctatcaggtgctgGCAGCTGTCTACCTGCTGAGGAGGAGGCGGGGCTTCAGAGACCTCCCTGATG gtgtgtgGGCGCAGTTTGTGTGtctgggatgtgtgtgtgttggcggCTGGTTGGTGAACTTTGTTCCGTTCCTCCTGATGGAGAAAACTCTCTTCCTGTATCACTACCTGCCCGCCCTCTGCTACCTGCACCTGCTGAGCCCCGCCCTGCTGGAGCACGCTCacactcacctgctcag cagaggGACACACCGGCGTGCACTGTGCGTGTGCGCGGCGGCCGTGTTGTTGTCCGTCTTCCTGTCCTATCGAACCTTCTGCCCTTTGACCTACGGCAGCCCCGAGCTGTCGGCCAATCAGCTGCAAGAACTGAAGTGGAGAGACTCCTGGGACATCCTGTACCGCCGCCGGTAG